TTGCTCGTGTCGCCGGGTGATCAGGCCGCATTTCTGGAAGCTGCCGTGACGATTCTGGCCGATCCTGTCATGATCCGCCAGATGGGTTTGGAGGCGTATTCATCCGGTCAAAAACGCTTTTCCTCTCAACGCATGATTGCAGGGTATATGCAACTCTATTCGCGAATACTCGAAAAGCATAATTCGTAAAAGAAGCCCCCCGCACCCTCCGGTGCAGGGGGCTTTCCACTGCGGGGGCGATTAGGTCAGCTTCTTTCGCAGGTGTGACCTCAAAAGGATGGCAATGAGGTTCATGCCGAGTACCAGTGCCACCAGCACAAGAGAGGTGCCGTACTGGAGCGGAAGGGTTGCTTCGGGGTCGGTGGAGGATACCGAAAGCGAGTATATCTGGTATGGCAATGCCATTACTTCATCGAAGATGGAGGATGGGAGGGTTGGATTATAGCTTGCCGCAGCGGTAAACATGATGGCTGCCGTTTCACCCGCAGCACGGGAAATGGAGAGGATCGAGCCTGTCAGGATGCCGGGCATGGCTGAAGGAAGGACCACTCTGAAAATCGTCTGCCATTTGGTGGCGCCAAGGCCGAGTGAGGCCTCGCGATAGGTGTCGGGAACGGATCGCAGGGCTTCTTCAGAGGTGCCGATGATGACCGGCAGGATGAGCACTGCCAGGGTCATGCAACCCGCGGCAATGGACACGCCCATGCCAAGGCCGCCGAGGTCGCGAGAGGCCACGAAAAAGGCCATGCCGAACAGACCGAAGACAACGGATGGCACACCTGCCAGATTGTTGATGCACAGCCGGATGATGCGCATGAAGGGACCGGGCATGGCGTATTCGTGGAGATAGATGGCGGCTGCAACGCCAAGAGGCAGGGCCAGTCCCATGGACCCGATGGACAGGTAGAATGTGCCTACGATGCAGGGGAAGATGCCGCCTGCAAGACCGCCTTCAGTCGGCTGTCCGGTGAGGAAATCCCAGGAAATGGCGGGCAGACCATAATAGACCATATAGCCGACGATGATGAAGAGGGCGAGGCCATTGATGGCTACAGCACCTCGGAACAAACCGAACCAGACTTCCTGCGTGCATTTGCGTCGGAAGCGTGAGCCGGGAGTGTCCGGGATGTTGGAGCTATTGATGACCATGTCGTTACGAATCATTTCAGACATATCCTTTTCCTAGAGGCTGGCAGAGCCGACTTGTTTGTATTTATGAGCGATGTGATCGGCCAGAAGGTTGAACAGGAAAGTGATCAGGAACAGGGCCATGGCAATGGCGAAGAGCGCGAAGTAGTGCATTTCAAGACCAAAACTGGTCTCACCCATTTCCGCAGCTATGGAAGCAGGCATGGGCCTGACGGGATCGAAGATGGAATCCGGTATGCGCGCTGCGCCGCCCGCCACCATGAGGACGACCATGGTTTCGCCAATGGAGCGGGACATGCCGAGAATGACGGCTGTGGACAAGCCGGACAGGGATGCGGGGAGTACCACGCGCCAGATGGTTTCAAATCGGGTTGCGCCCAGGGCGAGTGAGCCTTCGCGGAGTTCGGCAGGTACGGAATGAATGGAGTCTTCGGCAATGGAAGTGATGGTCGGGACCGCCATGAATGCGAGCATGATGGACGCGTTGAGCATGTTCACGCCGAATCGGATTTCGAATACATCGAGAAGGATCGGTGCGACTACAGCCAGCCCGAAGAAACCGATGACGACGGATGGCAGGGATGCCAGCAGTTCGACCATGGGTTTGACTATTTCACGAACTTTGTGCGGCGCGATTTCAGCCAGGTATACGGCAGTCATTATGCCGAGTGGAATGGCAATGGCCGACGAAATGAGCGTCACCCAGACAGATCCCATAATGAGCGGCAGGATTCCCCATTGGGGGTTTTCGGAAACAGGTTTCCACTGCCCTCCGAAAATGAAGTCGAAGAAGTTGATGCCCTTGACGTGTTCGCCCATGGCATCAAATCCCGTGAAGGTAGGGAGAGCCTCTCCAATCAGGAAATACATGATGAGGGCCAGTGCTATTATGGATGCACTGGCGGCGATCAAAAATCCGGCCTTGATGGCCTTTTCCTTGCGAGTACGCGCGAGCATGAATTAAGCCTCTTTTCAAGCGTGATCCCGCCGGAGTAATCAATCCTCCGGCGGGTGTTGTTTGCGTCTAATTCCCTAAAAATGTTCAGCAAGGTTTGAATGCACCGCTGCAATCAGACCTTTGTGACAATGCTACTGCATGGGGACAAAGCCGACTTCGGCAATGATCTTCTGACCGGCAGGGGACATGACGAAGTCAATGAAGCTCTTGGTCTCGCCGGAGGGCTGACCACCGGTGTACAGGTTCAGGCCGCGAGACAGCGGGTATTCGCCTGACTTGCCGGTTTCAACCGAAGCGACAACGCCGTTTACGGTGATGGCCTTGACCTTGGGGTTCAGGAAACCCAGACCGACGTAGCCGATACCTTTCTTGTTGCCGGAAATCTTGGCAGCCATGGCGGCGTTGGAAGGCATGCGGGAAACCAGATCAAATTCGTCTTCCTTCTTCATGACTTTTTTGTGCCACACTTCATAGGTGCCGGAGTTGGTCTCGCGGGAGAACAGGGCGATCATGCCCTTGTCGCCGCCAACATCCTTCCAGTTGCGGATCTTGTCCTGATAAATGTCCTTCAGTTGAGCAGTTGTCAGCGCGGAAACCGGATTGGAGGGGTGGACAATGGGGACCAGACAATCCAGAGCGATGACAAACTGGACGGGTTCGATACCGTTGGCTTTGCATTTTTCAATTTCAGCGGGCTTCATGTCGCGGGACATCATGCCGATGTCGGCAGTCTTG
The genomic region above belongs to uncultured Pseudodesulfovibrio sp. and contains:
- the pstA gene encoding phosphate ABC transporter permease PstA, which encodes MSEMIRNDMVINSSNIPDTPGSRFRRKCTQEVWFGLFRGAVAINGLALFIIVGYMVYYGLPAISWDFLTGQPTEGGLAGGIFPCIVGTFYLSIGSMGLALPLGVAAAIYLHEYAMPGPFMRIIRLCINNLAGVPSVVFGLFGMAFFVASRDLGGLGMGVSIAAGCMTLAVLILPVIIGTSEEALRSVPDTYREASLGLGATKWQTIFRVVLPSAMPGILTGSILSISRAAGETAAIMFTAAASYNPTLPSSIFDEVMALPYQIYSLSVSSTDPEATLPLQYGTSLVLVALVLGMNLIAILLRSHLRKKLT
- the pstC gene encoding phosphate ABC transporter permease subunit PstC yields the protein MLARTRKEKAIKAGFLIAASASIIALALIMYFLIGEALPTFTGFDAMGEHVKGINFFDFIFGGQWKPVSENPQWGILPLIMGSVWVTLISSAIAIPLGIMTAVYLAEIAPHKVREIVKPMVELLASLPSVVIGFFGLAVVAPILLDVFEIRFGVNMLNASIMLAFMAVPTITSIAEDSIHSVPAELREGSLALGATRFETIWRVVLPASLSGLSTAVILGMSRSIGETMVVLMVAGGAARIPDSIFDPVRPMPASIAAEMGETSFGLEMHYFALFAIAMALFLITFLFNLLADHIAHKYKQVGSASL
- a CDS encoding PstS family phosphate ABC transporter substrate-binding protein; protein product: MKKLLIAFVALAILSVSALANAADIRVKGSTTVDPAMKKLVAAYQANHSDVNFSISATGSGDGAKAIINKTADIGMMSRDMKPAEIEKCKANGIEPVQFVIALDCLVPIVHPSNPVSALTTAQLKDIYQDKIRNWKDVGGDKGMIALFSRETNSGTYEVWHKKVMKKEDEFDLVSRMPSNAAMAAKISGNKKGIGYVGLGFLNPKVKAITVNGVVASVETGKSGEYPLSRGLNLYTGGQPSGETKSFIDFVMSPAGQKIIAEVGFVPMQ